From a region of the Constantimarinum furrinae genome:
- a CDS encoding Lacal_2735 family protein, whose protein sequence is MYTWFKKQTQLEKLKKRYTALMRKSYNTALYNSEKSDRIHHEADEVYKKIQMLTLKSGDK, encoded by the coding sequence ATGTATACCTGGTTCAAAAAACAGACTCAACTGGAAAAATTAAAAAAGCGATATACAGCGTTAATGCGTAAATCGTACAATACTGCTTTATACAATTCAGAAAAAAGTGATAGAATTCACCATGAAGCAGATGAGGTATACAAAAAAATACAAATGCTTACATTAAAGTCGGGGGACAAATAA
- a CDS encoding ABC transporter substrate-binding protein — MIIKDQLNRNIRLPRSPVRIVSLVPSQTELLVDLGLRKNLVGITKFCVHPKDLREEIKVVGGTKTVHYSKIEVLAPDLIICNKEENTLEMVQALEAIAPVWVSDIKNISDCIHMIAQLGELCKRSEESSVVIDSIQSAQSEFLDRIKDREHRKVLYLIWKDPYMAAAKDTFIDSMLELNKFQNVFSENDTRYPEVEESFFEMADLILLSSEPYPFKKEHAEYLRNKYKKEVMQVNGEYFSWYGSRLIEGFKYFSSLDP; from the coding sequence ATGATAATTAAGGATCAGCTAAATAGAAACATCCGTTTACCACGTTCTCCCGTTCGAATAGTTTCTTTAGTTCCTTCCCAAACCGAATTACTGGTTGATCTGGGCTTAAGAAAAAATCTTGTTGGGATAACTAAGTTTTGCGTGCACCCTAAAGATCTACGGGAGGAAATTAAAGTGGTTGGTGGCACAAAAACCGTTCATTATAGTAAAATAGAGGTATTGGCGCCGGATCTAATTATTTGCAATAAGGAAGAAAATACTTTGGAGATGGTTCAGGCCCTCGAAGCGATCGCTCCGGTTTGGGTTAGTGATATAAAAAATATTTCTGATTGCATCCACATGATTGCTCAATTGGGGGAATTATGTAAGAGAAGCGAGGAGTCTTCAGTGGTAATAGATTCCATTCAAAGCGCACAGAGTGAATTTTTAGATCGTATTAAAGACAGAGAGCATAGGAAGGTTTTGTATCTCATTTGGAAGGATCCCTACATGGCGGCTGCTAAGGATACTTTTATAGATTCAATGTTAGAACTGAATAAATTTCAGAATGTATTTTCTGAGAATGATACCAGATATCCGGAAGTGGAGGAATCTTTCTTTGAAATGGCAGATCTCATCTTATTGTCCTCCGAACCGTATCCGTTTAAAAAAGAACACGCCGAATACTTGAGAAACAAATATAAAAAGGAAGTGATGCAGGTAAACGGGGAATATTTTAGTTGGTATGGTTCCAGGTTAATTGAAGGCTTTAAATACTTTAGTTCTTTAGATCCTTAA
- a CDS encoding DUF4197 domain-containing protein, producing the protein MIPKKIFFVCFLFILTSCAELQNVVNTLPGQTGPDPLMIANGLRQALDFGIDKQVSKLTQKDGFYKNPLVKILLPPELQKVDKTLRDIGLSSLADEGLKVLNRAAEDAVKEATPIFVNAVREITFTDAKNILLGPDNAATSYLEMKTNSQLYARFNPVIQNSFSKVGADQIWNNIITRYNSVPFVNKVNPDLTDYVTNEALDGVYKMIAVEEKKIRTKVASRTTTLLKQVFALQD; encoded by the coding sequence ATGATCCCAAAAAAGATATTCTTTGTTTGTTTTTTATTTATACTAACTTCATGTGCTGAGTTACAAAATGTAGTCAACACACTTCCCGGACAAACAGGCCCAGACCCTCTAATGATTGCTAACGGACTTAGACAAGCACTTGATTTTGGAATAGACAAACAAGTATCGAAACTAACCCAAAAGGACGGGTTTTATAAAAATCCATTGGTAAAGATTCTATTACCTCCGGAATTACAAAAAGTCGATAAAACACTTCGTGATATTGGACTTAGCAGCTTGGCAGACGAAGGACTTAAAGTACTTAACAGGGCAGCAGAGGATGCAGTTAAGGAGGCTACTCCTATATTTGTGAATGCCGTCAGGGAGATTACCTTTACTGATGCTAAAAATATACTATTGGGTCCAGACAACGCAGCAACCTCATATCTCGAAATGAAAACCAATAGTCAACTATATGCTCGTTTCAATCCAGTGATTCAGAATTCATTTTCTAAAGTAGGAGCAGATCAGATCTGGAACAATATTATCACCCGTTACAATTCGGTTCCTTTTGTAAATAAAGTAAATCCTGATCTCACCGATTATGTCACCAATGAAGCGCTGGATGGTGTCTATAAAATGATCGCAGTAGAAGAAAAAAAGATCCGCACTAAGGTAGCTTCTCGAACCACAACACTGTTAAAACAAGTTTTTGCTTTACAGGACTAA
- a CDS encoding methylmalonyl-CoA mutase family protein → MQQTAPYIPKNKVRIVTAASLFDGHDAAINIMRRIIQSTGVEVIHLGHDRSVEEVVNTAIQEDANAIAMTSYQGGHNEYFKYMYDLLKAKGATHIKIFGGGGGVILPSEIKELMEYGITRIYSPDDGREMGLQGMINDLVKTSDFPIGNTLNGEIDELDQKVPGAIARVISSAENFPEVAKDALQKIHEKNQQLSTPVLGITGTGGAGKSSLVDELVRRFLIDFPEKTIGLISVDPSKRKTGGALLGDRIRMNAINSPRVFMRSLATRQSNLALSKYVSEAIEVLKAAEYDLIILETSGIGQSDTEILDHSDVSLYVMTPEFGAATQLEKIDMLDFADLVAINKFDKRGSLDALRDVKKQYMRNHQLWDTPQDDLPVYGTIASQFNDPGMNKLYKAIMDEIVKKTDSDLKSSYEISDEMSEKIFVIPPARTRYLSEISENNRAYDQKAEEQAEVAQKLYGIYKTMQSVAGKTPDLDKSGIVSESIESNVSEENKSLLKLLLGEFDRVKMDLDPYNWEVITGWAEKVDRYKSPVYTFKVRDKEINIDTHTESLSHTQIPKVALPKYKAWGDILRWTLQENVPGEFPYTSGLYPFKRTGEDPARMFAGEGGPERTNRRFHYVSSGLPAKRLSTAFDSVTLYGNDPDHRPDIYGKIGNAGVSICCLDDAKKLYSGFDLSHSLTSVSMTINGPAPMLLGFFMNAAIDQNCEKYIKEQGLEKEIEEKIASIYKEKGINRPQYYGELPQGNNGLGLFLLGVTGDQVLPAEVYQKIKTETLQQVRGTVQADILKEDQAQNTCIFSTEFALRLMGDVQEYFIERKVRNFYSVSISGYHIAEAGANPITQLAFTLSNGFTYVEYYLSRGMDINKFGPNLSFFFSNGIDPEYSVIGRVARKIWAKALRDKYGANPRAQMLKYHIQTSGRSLHAQEIDFNDIRTTLQALYAIYDNCNSLHTNAYDEAITTPTEESVRRAMAIQLIINKELGLAKNENPIQGSFIIEELTDLVEEAVLQEFDRLTERGGVLGAMETMYQRSKIQEESLYYETLKHTGEFPIIGVNTFLSSKGSPTVLPAEVIRATEEEKMAQIDTLGNLHKAYESQAEEALKEVQQAAINNENIFEKLMEATKVCSLGQITKALFEVGGQYRRNM, encoded by the coding sequence ATGCAACAAACTGCACCTTATATTCCCAAAAATAAAGTTAGAATTGTAACTGCAGCTTCGCTTTTTGACGGTCATGATGCAGCGATCAATATCATGCGAAGAATTATTCAATCGACAGGGGTCGAAGTGATTCATCTGGGGCATGACAGAAGTGTTGAAGAGGTTGTAAACACTGCTATTCAGGAAGATGCTAATGCAATTGCGATGACGTCGTACCAGGGAGGGCATAACGAGTATTTTAAATACATGTATGATCTTTTAAAGGCAAAAGGTGCTACTCATATTAAGATCTTCGGAGGTGGAGGAGGAGTGATTCTTCCTTCAGAAATTAAAGAACTCATGGAATATGGGATCACTCGTATTTATTCGCCCGATGATGGAAGAGAAATGGGGTTACAAGGTATGATCAATGATCTGGTCAAGACATCCGACTTTCCGATTGGCAATACTCTAAATGGTGAAATCGATGAATTAGATCAAAAAGTTCCCGGTGCGATCGCCCGAGTAATTTCTTCCGCCGAAAATTTTCCGGAAGTGGCAAAAGATGCGTTACAGAAAATTCACGAGAAAAATCAACAATTGAGTACACCGGTATTGGGAATTACCGGAACAGGGGGTGCCGGGAAATCTTCACTGGTCGATGAATTGGTTAGAAGGTTTCTTATTGATTTTCCTGAAAAAACCATAGGCTTGATCTCTGTAGATCCCTCCAAAAGGAAGACAGGGGGGGCATTGTTGGGCGATAGAATTAGAATGAACGCTATTAACTCCCCAAGAGTTTTTATGCGAAGTCTCGCAACCCGTCAGAGTAATCTTGCGCTGTCCAAATACGTGTCTGAAGCCATTGAGGTTCTAAAAGCCGCAGAATATGACCTTATCATTCTGGAAACCTCCGGAATTGGACAAAGTGATACCGAAATTCTCGATCACAGTGATGTATCTCTGTATGTAATGACCCCCGAATTTGGTGCAGCCACTCAACTTGAGAAGATCGACATGTTAGATTTTGCCGATCTCGTCGCCATCAATAAATTCGATAAGAGAGGATCTCTGGATGCTCTTCGCGACGTAAAAAAACAATATATGCGCAACCATCAGTTGTGGGACACGCCTCAGGATGACCTTCCGGTCTATGGAACTATAGCATCGCAGTTCAATGATCCCGGCATGAACAAGCTGTATAAGGCCATTATGGACGAGATCGTAAAAAAAACAGATTCCGACTTAAAAAGCAGTTATGAAATAAGTGATGAGATGTCTGAGAAGATATTTGTAATTCCTCCTGCGCGTACCCGATATCTTTCAGAGATCTCAGAAAATAATAGAGCGTATGACCAAAAAGCCGAGGAACAGGCTGAAGTCGCTCAAAAACTCTACGGGATATATAAAACGATGCAGTCGGTTGCCGGCAAAACTCCAGATTTGGACAAGAGTGGAATTGTTTCAGAATCCATAGAATCGAATGTTTCTGAAGAAAACAAATCATTGCTCAAGCTTCTTCTGGGCGAATTCGACCGTGTTAAAATGGATCTCGACCCTTATAACTGGGAAGTGATCACAGGTTGGGCTGAAAAAGTAGATCGATACAAGTCTCCAGTCTATACTTTTAAGGTAAGGGATAAGGAAATTAACATAGATACGCATACCGAATCACTGTCTCATACGCAAATCCCAAAAGTCGCTTTACCAAAGTACAAGGCATGGGGAGATATCTTGCGCTGGACATTGCAGGAAAACGTTCCCGGAGAGTTTCCCTATACTTCGGGCCTTTATCCGTTTAAAAGAACAGGCGAAGATCCTGCCCGTATGTTTGCAGGAGAAGGGGGGCCAGAACGCACCAACAGAAGGTTCCACTATGTTAGCTCGGGACTTCCGGCCAAGCGGCTTTCCACAGCCTTTGATAGTGTTACGCTCTATGGCAATGATCCCGATCACCGTCCCGATATTTATGGGAAGATCGGAAATGCAGGGGTGTCGATATGTTGTTTGGATGACGCCAAAAAGCTGTATTCCGGATTCGATCTTAGTCATTCATTAACTTCAGTAAGTATGACGATCAACGGTCCGGCGCCTATGCTGCTTGGATTCTTTATGAATGCTGCGATCGATCAGAATTGTGAAAAGTATATAAAGGAGCAAGGGCTTGAAAAGGAAATTGAGGAGAAGATCGCTTCCATTTATAAGGAGAAGGGGATAAATAGACCTCAATATTATGGGGAATTACCTCAAGGAAACAACGGTCTCGGGCTATTCCTTTTGGGTGTTACCGGAGACCAGGTGTTACCCGCTGAGGTGTACCAAAAGATAAAGACAGAAACCCTTCAGCAGGTTCGCGGCACAGTTCAGGCCGATATTTTAAAAGAGGATCAAGCACAAAACACTTGTATTTTTTCCACAGAATTTGCGTTGCGACTCATGGGCGATGTCCAGGAATATTTTATTGAAAGGAAGGTACGTAACTTCTATTCTGTTTCTATTAGCGGATATCATATCGCCGAAGCCGGAGCCAATCCAATTACCCAACTTGCATTCACATTGTCTAACGGATTTACCTATGTGGAGTATTACCTATCTCGTGGGATGGACATAAATAAATTTGGACCAAATCTGTCGTTTTTCTTCAGCAATGGAATAGATCCAGAATATTCTGTTATAGGTAGGGTGGCCAGAAAAATTTGGGCTAAGGCACTTCGCGATAAGTACGGTGCGAACCCAAGAGCACAAATGTTGAAATACCATATACAAACTTCAGGGCGATCCTTACATGCTCAGGAAATTGATTTTAACGATATTCGAACAACGCTTCAGGCCTTGTACGCAATCTACGATAATTGTAATTCCTTGCATACCAACGCTTACGATGAAGCGATTACCACTCCTACCGAGGAGAGCGTTCGTCGCGCTATGGCCATTCAGCTTATAATCAATAAGGAACTGGGACTAGCGAAAAATGAGAATCCGATACAGGGATCTTTTATCATTGAAGAGCTTACCGATCTGGTGGAGGAAGCCGTTTTACAGGAATTCGACCGGCTTACAGAACGGGGCGGTGTATTGGGAGCCATGGAAACCATGTATCAGCGCAGTAAGATCCAGGAGGAGAGTCTGTATTATGAAACTCTGAAACATACAGGTGAATTTCCCATTATTGGGGTAAACACATTCTTAAGCAGTAAAGGATCACCGACGGTTTTACCTGCGGAAGTGATTCGTGCCACGGAAGAAGAGAAAATGGCACAGATCGACACCTTGGGCAATCTGCATAAAGCTTATGAATCTCAAGCTGAAGAGGCGCTAAAGGAAGTACAGCAGGCCGCAATTAACAATGAAAATATCTTTGAAAAATTGATGGAAGCTACGAAGGTCTGTTCATTGGGTCAGATCACCAAGGCACTCTTTGAAGTTGGGGGTCAATACAGACGAAATATGTAG
- a CDS encoding Lrp/AsnC family transcriptional regulator, producing the protein MSIDSLNWKILKCLQEHARMSNAEIGRTVGISSPAVSERIKKMEDSGLIHGYKTLVSPFEAGYQLKAIITLRAFMGKLKPFLEKVKTYDEVLNCYRITGNENIVMEVVLKNQKHLEAFIDQLIVFGETKTQIVLSHVVINSELKPVK; encoded by the coding sequence ATGTCGATAGATTCTTTAAATTGGAAAATATTAAAATGTCTGCAGGAACACGCAAGAATGTCTAATGCCGAAATTGGGCGAACAGTGGGTATTAGTTCCCCGGCAGTTTCAGAAAGGATAAAGAAGATGGAAGATTCGGGCCTTATCCATGGATATAAAACCCTGGTTTCTCCTTTTGAGGCAGGATATCAATTAAAGGCCATCATTACCTTAAGAGCCTTTATGGGTAAACTGAAACCGTTTTTAGAGAAGGTCAAAACCTACGACGAGGTCTTAAACTGCTATCGTATAACTGGTAACGAAAATATTGTGATGGAAGTGGTTCTTAAAAACCAAAAACACCTGGAAGCTTTTATTGATCAGTTGATCGTCTTTGGAGAAACAAAGACTCAGATCGTCCTATCGCATGTGGTGATCAATAGTGAACTAAAACCGGTGAAGTAA
- a CDS encoding DJ-1/PfpI family protein: MKYVITVIVFFGMISCGENVKSERIISKNNAETAEAAKQFPKLDSSRYNVAFLIMDGVYNTELTAPYDIFQHTIFRENIKAMNVFTVANTDNTITSFEGLRIIPDFNYLTDRIPKIDILVVPSAEHHLDTDLDDEAMLDFIRKTDKQATFVTSHCDGAFVLAKAGVLEGVVSTTFPSDIDAMKAMFPHLDIRKDVLFVHDGKYITSAGGAKSFEAALYLCEFLYGKEIAQSLAGGLVIDWNLNTVPHTVIQK; encoded by the coding sequence ATGAAATATGTAATAACTGTAATAGTTTTCTTCGGAATGATCTCCTGCGGAGAGAACGTGAAAAGTGAGAGAATTATTTCAAAAAATAATGCTGAAACAGCTGAAGCTGCGAAACAATTTCCGAAACTTGACAGCAGCAGGTACAATGTTGCATTTTTAATCATGGATGGTGTGTATAATACCGAACTCACCGCACCTTACGATATATTTCAGCACACTATATTCCGTGAGAATATTAAAGCCATGAATGTATTTACCGTGGCAAATACAGACAATACAATAACAAGTTTTGAAGGGCTTCGTATTATTCCCGATTTTAATTACTTAACCGATCGTATTCCCAAGATTGATATATTGGTGGTGCCAAGCGCAGAACACCACCTAGATACCGACCTAGATGATGAAGCAATGCTGGATTTTATACGTAAAACTGATAAACAGGCAACATTTGTGACTTCTCATTGCGATGGAGCATTTGTGTTAGCCAAAGCTGGAGTTTTAGAGGGCGTAGTCTCTACAACCTTCCCAAGCGATATTGATGCTATGAAAGCAATGTTTCCCCACCTGGATATACGAAAGGATGTGCTGTTTGTTCACGATGGAAAATATATTACCTCGGCCGGAGGAGCCAAAAGTTTTGAAGCGGCGCTCTATCTTTGTGAATTTCTTTATGGCAAAGAAATAGCCCAATCCCTTGCGGGTGGGCTTGTTATCGATTGGAACCTCAATACGGTTCCTCATACGGTCATTCAGAAATAA
- a CDS encoding T9SS type A sorting domain-containing protein, with protein MKNKYFITLLIGAFTLTLNAQIEYEEDFEFFTLGDISMQSPHWRTWSGNNGGAEDADVVDSQSLSGDQSVLIDDSEIMDQILLTPSQPTSGVYSLKVNMYIPAGRGAYFNMQAANSAGAWNQALMGGNVYFNCDGASGGSGGVTGVIDCSTFDVTFAYPEDQWFEMICVYDIDAMEWAMYIDGTEQFSGYPFAFGTTVFVELAGFDFFSASPHNEYYMDDLVLAVGDLTLGVNSFTEGNFSVYPNPVKDILNISSVDAVSRVTVYDVLGKVVLQEQPDRVSPSIDMGALSNGAYLVQVTIGNSTKTVKVVK; from the coding sequence ATGAAAAACAAATACTTTATTACGCTATTGATAGGTGCGTTTACACTTACACTAAATGCGCAAATCGAGTACGAAGAGGATTTTGAATTCTTTACGTTAGGAGATATTTCCATGCAATCACCACACTGGAGAACCTGGTCCGGTAATAACGGTGGTGCAGAAGATGCCGATGTTGTTGACTCTCAATCATTATCCGGAGATCAATCGGTTTTAATTGATGATTCCGAAATAATGGATCAGATTCTACTTACTCCTTCTCAACCCACTTCAGGGGTGTATTCCCTAAAGGTAAATATGTATATTCCTGCCGGAAGAGGAGCATATTTTAATATGCAGGCAGCTAATTCTGCCGGGGCATGGAATCAGGCTCTAATGGGAGGAAATGTTTATTTTAATTGTGATGGAGCTTCTGGTGGATCTGGTGGTGTGACAGGTGTTATTGATTGTTCTACATTTGATGTAACATTTGCTTACCCGGAGGACCAATGGTTCGAAATGATCTGTGTCTATGATATTGATGCAATGGAATGGGCGATGTATATCGATGGCACCGAACAATTTTCGGGCTATCCATTTGCATTCGGAACGACTGTTTTTGTCGAACTAGCCGGTTTCGATTTTTTCTCAGCCAGTCCGCATAATGAATACTACATGGATGACTTGGTTCTTGCAGTAGGTGATTTAACCTTAGGCGTTAATTCGTTTACCGAAGGTAATTTCAGTGTGTATCCTAATCCGGTAAAAGACATATTAAATATCTCCTCTGTTGATGCAGTGAGTCGAGTTACGGTTTATGATGTACTTGGAAAAGTAGTTTTACAAGAACAGCCCGACAGAGTATCACCCAGTATAGATATGGGAGCTCTTTCAAATGGAGCTTACCTTGTTCAGGTAACAATTGGTAACTCAACGAAAACAGTAAAGGTTGTAAAGTAA
- a CDS encoding MDR family MFS transporter, giving the protein MRKIYLNYISNFSGLSQEIWLLSLVTFVNRAGAMVIPFLSLYLVNAKGFTLPQVGWIMSAFGLGSLVGTYFGGRLTDAIGFYKVITYSLFLGGLGFIGLQFLDTFYGFCLGIFFLTLVADAYRPAIFVACEVYSKPGNVTRSIALIRLAINLGFSIGPLIGGLIIAHINYTSLFWIDGISCVIASIILIGKIKPKSRKSKNIQVTLPEEKVPKVKEGVPPYRNGYFMLLFIIMIASTLTFVQYFSVMPLYYETVHLLSEDRIGWLLFLNGAVIVIFEMPLVNWMERIKISKTMATFWGIVFIALSFIVLNFTTWGGILIIGMLLMTLGEMVGSPFSNALALEMAPKGRKGSYMGLYSMSFSMSHIIGHNSGMNLVDSYGFDFTWYVMFGFLVLVGVLTLWLYRLLKKSPKFATY; this is encoded by the coding sequence ATGCGAAAGATATACCTCAACTATATAAGTAATTTCAGCGGACTCTCTCAGGAGATCTGGTTGTTATCCCTGGTTACCTTTGTGAACCGGGCCGGGGCTATGGTTATTCCTTTTTTATCCCTGTATCTGGTGAATGCAAAAGGATTTACACTGCCTCAGGTAGGTTGGATCATGTCTGCTTTTGGGTTGGGATCTCTGGTTGGGACTTATTTTGGCGGCAGATTAACGGATGCTATCGGATTTTATAAAGTGATCACATACAGCCTCTTTTTAGGAGGCCTGGGCTTTATAGGGCTGCAATTCTTAGATACGTTTTACGGCTTCTGTTTAGGAATATTTTTTCTTACTCTGGTGGCAGATGCCTACAGACCGGCGATCTTTGTCGCCTGCGAAGTTTACAGCAAGCCGGGAAATGTAACCCGAAGTATTGCACTAATTCGATTGGCCATCAATCTGGGGTTTTCGATTGGTCCGCTAATCGGCGGACTTATCATCGCTCATATCAATTATACATCACTTTTCTGGATAGACGGTATTTCATGCGTAATTGCTTCAATTATTCTTATAGGGAAGATTAAGCCTAAATCGCGAAAAAGTAAAAACATACAGGTGACCCTACCAGAAGAAAAGGTGCCCAAGGTAAAGGAAGGAGTTCCTCCCTATCGCAATGGTTATTTTATGCTGCTCTTTATAATTATGATCGCCTCTACGTTAACCTTTGTGCAATACTTCTCTGTCATGCCGTTGTACTACGAAACAGTCCATTTGCTGAGTGAAGATCGCATTGGCTGGTTGCTATTTCTCAACGGTGCCGTGATCGTAATTTTTGAAATGCCGCTTGTTAACTGGATGGAAAGAATAAAAATTTCGAAAACCATGGCGACATTCTGGGGAATAGTGTTTATCGCACTTAGCTTTATTGTACTCAATTTCACTACATGGGGTGGTATTTTGATCATTGGAATGTTACTCATGACTTTGGGTGAAATGGTGGGCTCGCCCTTTTCAAACGCACTTGCACTCGAAATGGCTCCAAAAGGACGAAAGGGGAGCTATATGGGCTTGTACAGCATGAGTTTTTCCATGTCGCATATTATTGGCCACAACAGCGGAATGAATTTGGTGGATTCTTATGGTTTCGATTTCACCTGGTACGTGATGTTTGGTTTTCTTGTACTTGTAGGCGTATTAACGCTTTGGTTGTATCGTTTGCTGAAAAAATCCCCTAAATTCGCTACGTATTAA
- a CDS encoding T9SS type A sorting domain-containing protein — protein sequence MKKIYFLAIAALAFSFSVNAQLIDDDMEFYTLGEMGTQNPSVWTSWTNDGGAANDGFVVTDAQSNSGSKSLVAVGGEARDPLMLLGNQTTGDYTIRWEFYIPSGKEGYFNIQGEIPATGTPLSGVWNSGDIYFNEAAGNPGGVTDTNGDLTMLSFNHDEWFTVELYVDVDALTYQMTIGGVTSPAIPFQGTGDTTLGGLNFYPGSASSEFYVDDAYYVEGTLANEDFNTVQVSVYPNPVKDVLNISSIEAVNAVTVYDVLGKVVLQAQPNAVSPSINMSALSSGAYLVQVKIGNATKTIKVVK from the coding sequence ATGAAAAAAATTTACTTTTTGGCTATTGCAGCTTTAGCATTTAGTTTTTCAGTCAATGCACAGCTTATTGACGATGACATGGAGTTTTACACTCTAGGAGAAATGGGAACTCAGAATCCAAGTGTTTGGACAAGTTGGACCAACGATGGTGGAGCAGCAAATGATGGATTTGTGGTAACAGACGCTCAGAGTAACTCTGGAAGCAAATCTCTTGTTGCTGTAGGTGGTGAAGCGAGAGACCCTCTTATGTTATTAGGAAACCAAACTACTGGTGACTATACAATAAGATGGGAGTTTTACATTCCTTCAGGTAAAGAAGGATACTTCAACATTCAAGGAGAAATTCCTGCTACTGGTACTCCATTATCAGGTGTTTGGAACTCTGGTGACATCTACTTTAACGAGGCAGCTGGAAATCCAGGTGGTGTAACTGACACTAACGGTGATCTTACAATGTTAAGTTTTAATCACGATGAGTGGTTTACTGTTGAACTTTATGTTGATGTAGACGCTCTTACGTATCAAATGACTATTGGTGGTGTTACTTCTCCTGCTATTCCTTTCCAAGGAACTGGAGACACTACTTTAGGTGGTCTTAACTTCTACCCTGGTTCTGCTAGTAGTGAATTCTACGTAGATGATGCATACTATGTTGAAGGGACTCTTGCAAATGAAGATTTCAACACAGTACAGGTGAGTGTTTATCCTAACCCAGTTAAAGATGTATTAAACATCTCTTCTATCGAAGCTGTTAACGCTGTTACTGTTTATGACGTACTTGGTAAAGTTGTGCTTCAGGCTCAGCCTAACGCTGTTTCTCCAAGCATCAACATGAGCGCACTTTCTAGTGGAGCTTACCTTGTTCAAGTTAAAATAGGAAATGCTACTAAGACAATTAAAGTTGTGAAGTAA
- the pyrF gene encoding orotidine-5'-phosphate decarboxylase: MTTQKLVSEIKRKGSFLCIGLDTDISKIPSHLLQAQDPVFEFNKAIIDATHHLCVAYKPNIAFYEANGSKGWDSLQKTVRYLREQYPEIFTIADAKRGDIGNTSKMYAKAFFQDLGFDSVTVAPYMGKDSIEPFLTFNDKHTILLALTSNEGAFDFQTRLVDGKEVYKTVIEVSKGWQNSQNLMYVVGATKAEYLMEIRKIIPNNFLLVPGVGAQGGSLEEVCKYGLTEDCGLLINSSRGIIYASSDTDFARAASIKAQELQTKMAILLHDN, encoded by the coding sequence ATGACCACTCAAAAACTTGTTTCAGAAATAAAAAGAAAAGGATCATTCCTGTGTATTGGTTTGGATACCGATATCAGTAAAATTCCTAGTCATCTATTACAAGCCCAAGACCCGGTTTTTGAGTTCAATAAGGCCATTATCGATGCTACGCATCACCTTTGTGTGGCATATAAGCCAAATATTGCATTTTACGAGGCAAATGGATCCAAAGGTTGGGATTCTCTTCAGAAAACAGTTCGGTATTTACGTGAACAATATCCCGAAATATTTACCATAGCCGATGCAAAACGGGGTGACATTGGAAATACCTCCAAGATGTATGCGAAGGCTTTCTTTCAAGATCTTGGTTTCGATTCGGTTACTGTGGCACCCTATATGGGTAAAGATTCGATTGAACCCTTCCTAACCTTTAACGACAAACACACCATATTGCTTGCGTTAACTTCAAATGAAGGTGCTTTCGATTTTCAAACACGTCTGGTTGACGGGAAAGAAGTTTATAAAACCGTGATCGAGGTTTCGAAAGGCTGGCAAAATTCCCAAAACCTGATGTATGTTGTGGGTGCTACAAAAGCGGAGTATTTAATGGAAATACGCAAGATTATTCCAAATAACTTTTTGTTAGTACCCGGAGTAGGGGCACAGGGTGGTAGTTTGGAGGAAGTATGTAAATATGGCCTAACGGAAGATTGTGGGTTATTGATAAATTCCTCAAGAGGAATAATTTATGCCTCTTCTGATACCGATTTTGCCCGAGCTGCTTCGATCAAGGCCCAAGAGCTTCAAACTAAGATGGCTATCTTGCTTCATGATAATTAA
- the crcB gene encoding fluoride efflux transporter CrcB yields the protein MKQLLLVFLGGGLGSALRFGVMKIMSTPANAFPYGTLSVNILGSLIIGILLGVLVKGNPTSENMTVLLVAGFCGGFTTFSAFALENYQFLKNGDLLNFSLYTGGSILLGLLAVFLGIWLGKAI from the coding sequence ATGAAACAGCTGCTATTGGTTTTCCTGGGAGGAGGCCTTGGAAGTGCCTTGAGATTTGGAGTAATGAAAATTATGAGCACACCGGCTAATGCATTTCCTTATGGCACACTCTCTGTAAATATTCTCGGTAGTTTGATAATAGGAATTCTTTTAGGGGTACTTGTAAAGGGAAACCCAACATCCGAAAACATGACCGTGCTACTCGTTGCCGGATTTTGTGGTGGTTTTACGACCTTTTCGGCTTTTGCACTGGAAAATTATCAGTTTCTAAAGAATGGGGATCTACTCAATTTCTCCCTATATACGGGGGGAAGTATTTTATTAGGCTTGTTGGCAGTTTTTTTAGGGATATGGCTGGGAAAGGCCATTTAG